One window from the genome of Anopheles merus strain MAF chromosome 3R, AmerM5.1, whole genome shotgun sequence encodes:
- the LOC121596789 gene encoding protein phosphatase 1L isoform X1, whose translation MMMLTHHQTPNTAVNGCETSPNVNVRTTNTTTAGMMGDTGGQPRPAGGDDRVEVISRGSMRRMATSMLCQRYHHLQLQAICVAAAKSTEARTEVWSRGFIGRISNSLGLGKAGGRSGKLSMLASAAEKHSWDERTTGSAVYAVQGRRAKMEDRFVISENINSSGISLFAIFDGHGGEYAAEYAKTVLIKNIHQKLMQSSAIADGKELPGPKAGVCAEDDRKQQEEEKEEKEDDKQEQQEVNERYKVNAHNGNSDPSGAVQRRQSFRKSKTEDTVGTGNNGAANGGGGGGAAANNNQMLENDLLSKYMGNQSPARQQVKKNLLNGTSGSGEPVPAKPKTYDARCYVQNGSINFGKIITDEVLAADYDLVEAAKKMSDFAGTTALIAVIHRTKLIVANVGDSRGVMCDFKGNAIPLSFDHKPQQVREQKRIADAGGFIAFKGVWRVAGILATSRALGDYPLKEKNLVIANPDVLSFDLVDHRPQFLILASDGLWDTFTNEEAVAYVRERLDEPHFGAKSIALQSYSRGSVDNITVLVIVLKNGRYEIGSSSN comes from the exons atgatgatgctgacccACCACCAAACGCCAAACACCGCCGTGAATGGTTGTGAAACGTCACCGAACGTGAATGTCCGCactaccaacaccaccactgcAGGCATGATGGGCGATACCGGCGGGCAACCTCGGCCTGCTGGTGGAGACGACAGGGTGGAAGTGATAAGCCGCGGAAGCATGCGACGTATGGCGACCAGCATGCTCTGCCAGCGGTACCATCACCTACAGCTGCAAGCGATCTGTGTCGCTGCGGCCAAAAGCACCGAGGCACGAA CGGAGGTATGGAGCCGCGGGTTCATCGGGCGCATCAGCAACTCGCTCGGGCTCGGGAAGGCGGGCGGCCGGTCCGGCAAGCTGTCCATGCTGGCATCGGCCGCGGAGAAGCACAGCTGGGACGAGCGGACGACCGGCAGTGCGGTGTACGCGGTCCAAGGCCGCCGGGCCAAGATGGAGGACAG ATTTGTGATAAGTGaaaacatcaacagcagcgGCATTTCCCTGTTTGCCATCTTCGACGGGCACGGCGGCGAGTACGCGGCCGAGTACGCGAAAACCGTGCTGATAAAGAACATCCACCAGAAGCTGATGCAATCGTCGGCCATTGCGGACGGGAAGGAGCTGCCCGGCCCGAAGGCTGGCGTCTGTGCGGAGGACGACCGGaagcagcaggaggaggagaaggaagagAAGGAGGACGacaagcaggagcagcaggaaGTAAACGAACGGTACAAGGTGAACGCGCACAATGGAAATAGTGACCCGTCGGGTGCGGTCCAGCGGCGACAGAGCTTTCGCAAATCCAAGACCGAGGACACGGTCGGAACGGGCAACAATGGTGCAgcgaacggtggtggtggtggaggagcaGCAGCCAACAACAATCAGATGCTGGAGAACGATTTGCTGAGCAAGTACATGGGCAATCAGTCGCCGGCTCGGCAGCAGGTGAAGAAGAACCTGCTGAACGGGACGTCGGGCAGCGGTGAGCCCGTGCCGGCCAAGCCGAAAACGTACGATGCCCGCTGCTACGTGCAGAATGGTAGTATCAACTTTGGCAAGATCATTACCGACGAGGTGCTGGCGGCTGATTACGATCTGGTGGAGGCGGCGAAGAAAATG TCGGACTTTGCCGGTACGACCGCGCTGATTGCCGTCATACACCGCACCAAGCTGATAGTGGCCAATGTGGGCGATTCGCGCGGCGTCATGTGCGACTTCAAGGGTAACGCGATCCCGCTGTCGTTCGACCACAAGCCGCAGCAGGTGCGGGAGCAGAAGCGCATCGCCGACGCCGGCGGTTTCATCGCGTTCAAGGGCGTGTGGCGGGTGGCGGGCATACTGGCGACGTCCCGCGCCCTCGGCGACTATCCGCTGAAGGAGAAAAACCTGGTCATTGCCAACCCGGACGTGCTTTCCTTCGATTTAGTCGATCAccg accACAATTTCTGATCCTGGCCTCGGATGGGCTGTGGGATACGTTCACCAACGAGGAGGCGGTTGCGTACGTGCGCGAACGGTTGGACGAGCCGCACTTTGGCGCGAAAAGCATCGCGCTGCAATCGTACAGCCGTGGCTCGGTCGATAACATTACGGTGCTGGTGATTGTGCTGAAGAACGGTCGGTACGAGATCGGTTCCTCGAGCAACTGA
- the LOC121596789 gene encoding protein phosphatase 1L isoform X2, with protein MEDELEDKILYQTLSKSHMKLLSKFAVGVTPLNSSLSYVWKVMRVYLLKPEVLIAGLLICLFVLYLQAAEVWSRGFIGRISNSLGLGKAGGRSGKLSMLASAAEKHSWDERTTGSAVYAVQGRRAKMEDRFVISENINSSGISLFAIFDGHGGEYAAEYAKTVLIKNIHQKLMQSSAIADGKELPGPKAGVCAEDDRKQQEEEKEEKEDDKQEQQEVNERYKVNAHNGNSDPSGAVQRRQSFRKSKTEDTVGTGNNGAANGGGGGGAAANNNQMLENDLLSKYMGNQSPARQQVKKNLLNGTSGSGEPVPAKPKTYDARCYVQNGSINFGKIITDEVLAADYDLVEAAKKMSDFAGTTALIAVIHRTKLIVANVGDSRGVMCDFKGNAIPLSFDHKPQQVREQKRIADAGGFIAFKGVWRVAGILATSRALGDYPLKEKNLVIANPDVLSFDLVDHRPQFLILASDGLWDTFTNEEAVAYVRERLDEPHFGAKSIALQSYSRGSVDNITVLVIVLKNGRYEIGSSSN; from the exons ATGGAGGACGAGTTAGAAGATAAGATACTGTACCAAACGCTGTCCAAGTCGCACATGAAGCTGCTCTCGAAGTTCGCCGTCGGCGTCACGCCGCTCAACAGCTCGCTCAGCTACGTCTGGAAAGTGATGCGGGTGTACCTGCTGAAGCCGGAGGTGCTGATCGCCGGCCTGCTAATCTGTCTGTTCGTCCTGTACCTGCAAGCAGCGGAGGTATGGAGCCGCGGGTTCATCGGGCGCATCAGCAACTCGCTCGGGCTCGGGAAGGCGGGCGGCCGGTCCGGCAAGCTGTCCATGCTGGCATCGGCCGCGGAGAAGCACAGCTGGGACGAGCGGACGACCGGCAGTGCGGTGTACGCGGTCCAAGGCCGCCGGGCCAAGATGGAGGACAG ATTTGTGATAAGTGaaaacatcaacagcagcgGCATTTCCCTGTTTGCCATCTTCGACGGGCACGGCGGCGAGTACGCGGCCGAGTACGCGAAAACCGTGCTGATAAAGAACATCCACCAGAAGCTGATGCAATCGTCGGCCATTGCGGACGGGAAGGAGCTGCCCGGCCCGAAGGCTGGCGTCTGTGCGGAGGACGACCGGaagcagcaggaggaggagaaggaagagAAGGAGGACGacaagcaggagcagcaggaaGTAAACGAACGGTACAAGGTGAACGCGCACAATGGAAATAGTGACCCGTCGGGTGCGGTCCAGCGGCGACAGAGCTTTCGCAAATCCAAGACCGAGGACACGGTCGGAACGGGCAACAATGGTGCAgcgaacggtggtggtggtggaggagcaGCAGCCAACAACAATCAGATGCTGGAGAACGATTTGCTGAGCAAGTACATGGGCAATCAGTCGCCGGCTCGGCAGCAGGTGAAGAAGAACCTGCTGAACGGGACGTCGGGCAGCGGTGAGCCCGTGCCGGCCAAGCCGAAAACGTACGATGCCCGCTGCTACGTGCAGAATGGTAGTATCAACTTTGGCAAGATCATTACCGACGAGGTGCTGGCGGCTGATTACGATCTGGTGGAGGCGGCGAAGAAAATG TCGGACTTTGCCGGTACGACCGCGCTGATTGCCGTCATACACCGCACCAAGCTGATAGTGGCCAATGTGGGCGATTCGCGCGGCGTCATGTGCGACTTCAAGGGTAACGCGATCCCGCTGTCGTTCGACCACAAGCCGCAGCAGGTGCGGGAGCAGAAGCGCATCGCCGACGCCGGCGGTTTCATCGCGTTCAAGGGCGTGTGGCGGGTGGCGGGCATACTGGCGACGTCCCGCGCCCTCGGCGACTATCCGCTGAAGGAGAAAAACCTGGTCATTGCCAACCCGGACGTGCTTTCCTTCGATTTAGTCGATCAccg accACAATTTCTGATCCTGGCCTCGGATGGGCTGTGGGATACGTTCACCAACGAGGAGGCGGTTGCGTACGTGCGCGAACGGTTGGACGAGCCGCACTTTGGCGCGAAAAGCATCGCGCTGCAATCGTACAGCCGTGGCTCGGTCGATAACATTACGGTGCTGGTGATTGTGCTGAAGAACGGTCGGTACGAGATCGGTTCCTCGAGCAACTGA
- the LOC121596792 gene encoding uncharacterized protein LOC121596792, which produces MAAKGRLSGRCIVSIAAILLLPACIAQSSSTSSDTGTDTVPQRSSGFGYELIRNQLEEMQDSITQLQQTAEGRNACAGLEANIATILRRLETIENGLKAMPQSPAISTPARPIYDQAPLTPAYSARPSRDRTIDTDRMKALQETDAMFEEQRLRARARVMARTMANQQREQSVFDRVYDSCDDVPSSGMWKIRQGTQIANVHCIKF; this is translated from the exons ATGGCAGCGAAAGGACGATTGTCTGGGCGGTGCATTGTGTCAATAGCCGCCATACTGCTCCTTCCGGCATGTATCGCACAATCGTCGAGCACTTCAAGCGACACCGGCACTGATACGGTACCGCAAAGGTCAAGTGGCTTCGGGTACGAGCTAATCCGCAATCAGCTCGAGGAAATGCAAGATAG CATCACACAGCTGCAGCAAACGGCGGAGGGCCGTAATGCGTGTGCCGGACTGGAAGCCAACATTGCCACCATACTGAGGCGGCTCGAAACGATCGAAAACGGATTGAAAG CAATGCCTCAATCACCAGCCATTTCCACGCCAGCACGTCCGATATACGATCAAGCACCGCTAACTCCAGCATACAGTGCACGGCCGTCAAGAGACCGTACCATCGATACCGACCGGATGAAAGCATTGCAAGAGACAGATGCTATGTTTGAAGAACAGCGATTGCGTGCCAGAGCTCGAGTGATGGCCAGAACTATGGCTAATCAACAAAGGGAACAGTCCGTGTTCGACCGCG TTTACGACTCGTGTGACGATGTGCCGAGCTCGGGCATGTGGAAAATTCGACAAGGTACGCAGATAGCAAACGTACACTGTATCAAGTTCTAA